One window from the genome of Carnobacteriaceae bacterium zg-84 encodes:
- a CDS encoding helix-turn-helix transcriptional regulator — MKDLFEFELAQVKPSVVICPKYEQTFRILGKRWNAMIIEVLRQGECRFSQLSRAIEGLSDRVLTERLREMEQEDLIEKNTECPEHVKFTYRLTQKGLELAQATQSLKEWAQKWITEDCQEEKNSIE; from the coding sequence ATGAAAGATTTGTTTGAATTTGAATTAGCGCAAGTAAAACCTTCTGTTGTCATTTGCCCCAAATATGAACAAACCTTTCGCATTTTGGGGAAACGATGGAATGCCATGATTATTGAGGTGTTACGTCAAGGGGAATGCAGATTTTCACAATTATCACGTGCGATTGAAGGATTGAGTGATCGCGTTTTAACAGAACGCTTACGTGAAATGGAACAAGAAGATCTTATTGAGAAAAATACAGAGTGTCCAGAACATGTCAAATTTACATATCGCTTAACGCAAAAAGGTTTAGAACTTGCACAAGCAACCCAATCGCTAAAAGAGTGGGCACAAAAGTGGATAACTGAGGATTGTCAAGAAGAAAAGAATAGTATAGAATAA
- the secE gene encoding preprotein translocase subunit SecE encodes MKFLKSVFQEMKLVTWPTGKELARLTGTVVSNVIAFALFFAVVDAGITALVHLLLSF; translated from the coding sequence ATGAAATTTTTAAAAAGTGTGTTTCAAGAAATGAAACTAGTCACTTGGCCAACAGGAAAAGAATTAGCAAGATTGACAGGAACAGTTGTTTCTAATGTGATTGCATTCGCATTATTTTTTGCAGTAGTGGATGCAGGCATTACAGCACTTGTACATTTATTATTATCATTTTAA
- a CDS encoding ABC transporter ATP-binding protein: MLEIKALTGGYTNYAVLKNVTFSVNSGELVALIGLNGAGKSTTIKHIIGLMKPFSGEVTINGKTVEMDAKAYRQQVTYIPETPILYQELTLKEHLFVTGFAYGLSQEEALDKAKPYLEAFGLMEKLDWFPAYFSKGMKQKVMITCAFMIDASVYIIDEPFLGLDPLAIRHLLTMIEDKKKKGAAVLMSTHVLSTAEKQCDTFVFIHDGIIQAVGNLQALQEQYQVPNASLDDLYIQMVNEATK, from the coding sequence ATGTTAGAAATAAAAGCATTAACAGGTGGTTATACAAATTATGCGGTTTTAAAAAATGTCACATTTTCTGTTAATTCAGGAGAATTGGTTGCTTTGATTGGGCTAAATGGTGCAGGGAAAAGTACAACAATTAAGCATATTATCGGACTGATGAAACCTTTTTCTGGAGAAGTGACGATTAATGGAAAAACTGTGGAAATGGACGCAAAAGCCTATAGACAGCAAGTAACGTATATTCCAGAAACACCTATTTTATACCAAGAATTAACATTAAAAGAGCATCTTTTTGTCACAGGTTTTGCCTACGGCTTATCACAAGAGGAAGCGCTAGACAAAGCAAAACCCTATTTAGAAGCATTTGGTTTAATGGAAAAACTTGATTGGTTTCCTGCCTATTTTTCTAAAGGTATGAAACAAAAAGTTATGATTACATGTGCTTTCATGATTGATGCATCTGTTTATATCATTGATGAACCTTTTTTAGGATTAGATCCTCTAGCTATTCGTCATTTATTAACGATGATTGAAGATAAAAAGAAAAAAGGAGCAGCTGTTTTAATGTCTACACATGTCTTATCGACCGCAGAAAAACAATGCGATACATTTGTCTTTATTCATGACGGGATTATTCAAGCAGTTGGAAATTTACAAGCATTACAAGAACAATATCAAGTGCCAAATGCTTCTTTAGATGACTTGTATATTCAAATGGTAAATGAGGCGACAAAATGA
- a CDS encoding PTS sugar transporter subunit IIC, which yields MTQSKKLTVGQFLTKVLNGTAIAVLVGLIPNAILSVLLTNQLFKGNEFILMWHTANVLFQAVIPALMGALIAFEFGFKGLKAASVAAATYVGSGVTTKAVVVSNLLKQSQELGNEELIKNAKTVANGFLTAGTGDIINAMLVASLGVLLLLVLQDRLGSLNIILIPILSVLVSVIGLYTLPYVKSITTEIGVLIKNFTELQPYLMSILICVSFAILIVSPISTVAIGLAIGLTGLSAGASAMGVASTTMVLIVHSFTVNKPGVTIAVALASMKMMMPNVFRHPIVYINIVTTAVLCALLVPTFHIVGTPASAGFGLVGLTGLFASIDGGLSPILAVVSWIFLPLGIAILTRYLYTKVWRLYTPEVFKFDA from the coding sequence ATGACACAATCAAAGAAATTAACAGTAGGACAATTTTTGACAAAGGTATTGAATGGGACAGCGATCGCTGTATTAGTTGGCTTAATTCCAAATGCGATTTTATCGGTTTTATTAACAAACCAACTTTTTAAAGGTAATGAGTTTATTCTCATGTGGCATACAGCAAATGTGCTTTTTCAAGCGGTTATTCCTGCTTTAATGGGGGCGTTAATTGCTTTTGAATTTGGATTTAAAGGATTAAAAGCTGCCTCTGTTGCAGCAGCAACGTATGTTGGTTCTGGAGTGACAACAAAAGCAGTTGTTGTGTCTAATTTATTGAAACAATCACAAGAACTAGGTAATGAAGAATTGATTAAAAATGCTAAAACGGTCGCAAATGGTTTTTTAACAGCTGGGACAGGTGACATTATTAATGCCATGTTGGTTGCGAGTCTAGGTGTTTTATTGCTTCTTGTTTTACAAGATAGACTAGGGTCATTAAATATTATTTTAATACCGATATTAAGTGTGTTGGTTTCTGTTATTGGATTATATACACTTCCGTATGTAAAAAGTATTACGACAGAAATAGGTGTTCTCATTAAAAACTTTACCGAATTACAACCGTATTTGATGAGTATATTGATTTGTGTGTCTTTTGCTATTTTGATTGTATCTCCAATTTCAACAGTTGCGATTGGTTTGGCAATTGGTTTGACAGGATTATCGGCAGGAGCATCTGCAATGGGAGTAGCTTCTACCACTATGGTATTGATTGTTCATTCGTTTACAGTCAATAAGCCAGGTGTGACGATTGCCGTAGCATTGGCTTCAATGAAAATGATGATGCCAAATGTTTTTAGACACCCAATCGTTTATATTAATATTGTCACAACAGCTGTTTTATGTGCGTTATTAGTGCCAACATTTCATATTGTCGGAACACCAGCAAGTGCAGGTTTTGGTTTAGTTGGGCTAACAGGTTTATTTGCTTCTATTGATGGAGGTTTATCGCCTATTTTGGCAGTGGTGTCTTGGATTTTTTTACCATTAGGTATTGCTATTTTAACACGTTATCTTTACACAAAAGTATGGCGTCTATATACACCAGAGGTATTTAAATTTGATGCATAA
- a CDS encoding ABC transporter permease, translating into MNLEGLFKTRLANHQKRLAKYLRYVFNDHFVLVLMIALGGIGLSYAQFIQTLSFTHDQTTLVLIGIIAILSCLTLFGKLALLIQPADKHFLSTLENDWKPYIHKSLVYSLCLPSFIAICTVGILYPLFLKMNVVVSFVLCIVMILLKYVDLLRQVWLLKQNRPLKQWQSVVAMMLSSGIVFSLYFFVNIWASVICVGLFIGIMQYSLQKDTALYYWEYIVDTEIKRMNQIYRLLQLFIDVPIFEETVKRRPYLDKCFTKTTRLYYYLYERAFLRGKAELSMSMQLMGMTILLRYLFSNVYLYSGILVCMLFLTGYQLLPMYQHFSGHILLEIAPYTKDEKKRDFQAFLKKILVVQLLVASVLSMLIAFDIRLMIGILIGIVFIYIIFPLYVQRKLDKI; encoded by the coding sequence ATGAATTTAGAAGGATTATTTAAAACGAGATTAGCCAATCATCAAAAGCGTTTAGCCAAGTATTTAAGGTATGTTTTTAATGATCATTTTGTATTGGTACTTATGATTGCCTTGGGAGGTATTGGGTTATCTTATGCACAATTTATTCAAACATTATCATTTACGCATGACCAAACAACCCTTGTTTTAATAGGCATTATCGCTATTTTGTCTTGCTTGACTTTATTCGGCAAATTAGCATTGCTTATTCAACCAGCAGACAAACACTTTTTAAGTACGCTAGAAAATGATTGGAAACCATATATTCATAAAAGTTTAGTGTATAGTTTGTGTTTACCTAGTTTTATTGCTATTTGTACGGTAGGCATATTGTATCCATTGTTTTTAAAAATGAACGTAGTTGTTTCTTTTGTTTTGTGTATTGTCATGATATTGTTAAAGTATGTTGATTTACTTAGACAAGTGTGGTTATTAAAACAAAATAGACCATTAAAGCAATGGCAAAGTGTTGTAGCGATGATGTTAAGTAGTGGTATTGTCTTTAGTCTGTATTTTTTTGTTAATATTTGGGCGAGTGTGATATGTGTTGGTTTATTTATTGGTATCATGCAGTATAGTCTACAAAAGGATACAGCATTGTATTATTGGGAGTATATTGTCGATACAGAAATCAAGCGAATGAATCAAATATACCGTTTATTACAATTATTTATTGATGTCCCGATTTTTGAAGAAACAGTAAAAAGACGACCATATTTAGATAAATGTTTTACAAAAACAACACGTCTTTATTATTATTTGTATGAACGTGCTTTTTTACGTGGAAAAGCAGAGTTGAGTATGTCGATGCAATTAATGGGGATGACAATTTTATTGAGATATTTATTTTCTAATGTATATTTGTATAGTGGTATACTCGTATGTATGCTATTTTTGACGGGCTATCAATTATTGCCGATGTATCAACATTTTTCAGGTCATATTTTATTAGAGATTGCACCTTATACAAAAGACGAAAAAAAACGTGATTTTCAAGCGTTTTTAAAGAAAATATTGGTAGTGCAGTTATTGGTAGCGAGTGTGTTGAGTATGCTCATAGCGTTCGATATTCGCTTAATGATAGGTATTTTGATAGGTATTGTGTTCATTTATATCATTTTTCCGTTGTATGTTCAAAGAAAACTTGATAAAATATAG
- a CDS encoding phenylalanine--tRNA ligase subunit beta, with protein sequence MLISYEWLKEYLPNLSVSPQELADKMSTTGIEIEGVSSIGETLTKIVIGKTIDVVDHPDSDHLHICQVEVGLDHAPEEQGVLQIVCGAPNVDKNQKVIVALSGARIVNNIKIKKGKIRGVASNGMLCSLEELGFPSNVIPKEVANGIFILPEDAPIGSDIVDYLGLNDSVLELSITPNRADALSMYGTAYEVGAIYDETPHIHTYNVPTDTTKQVKDYVQVSVDNPVDCPAYYMTIIKDVTIQPSPLWLQMRLMKIGVRPINNVVDATNYMLMAYGQPLHAFDYDTLPQKHIHVRKANEHETLVTLDDTTRTLTVDDIVITSGDTPVALGGVMGGLDTEITSKTTTVALETAVFNPKNIRLTSKRLNLRSESSARYEKGINLAIVKEVAHQAAALIAELSGGTVVSGYEAIDTLDVQPSRVMITTDKINHALGATLTQQEVLSIFDRLAFEYNVNGTDIDVIVPPRRWDIAIESDIIEEVARIYGYDKLPSTLPVTPAVSGRLSTMQSYVRKTRSLFEGLGYTQVIGYSLTSPEKSGLLAMAADDAISLALPMSEERSVLRRSLLSGLLDIASYNIARGNTNLSLYETGRVFYAVPDQVQPREEEHIALLLTGNKTEKTWNSKSEKITFYDLKGTLETYFEKMGVSQDIVYKPVKKENMHPGRTASIVLNGQEIGFIGQLHPSLEKAYDLPETYVCECLVLPLITYQRQALVQTEVPKYPSMTRDIALLVDKDLSHADILTVLKENAGAYLVNVHLFDYYMGDNIGLNKKSLAYRLTFMNLKATLVEEDVNKAMQQVTTALTETFNIVIR encoded by the coding sequence ATGTTAATATCTTATGAATGGCTAAAAGAATATTTACCAAATTTATCCGTATCTCCACAAGAATTGGCGGATAAAATGTCAACAACTGGGATTGAAATTGAAGGTGTTTCCTCAATAGGAGAAACATTGACAAAAATCGTTATCGGAAAAACAATCGACGTTGTAGATCATCCAGATTCTGACCATTTACACATTTGTCAAGTTGAGGTTGGTCTAGACCATGCACCTGAAGAACAAGGGGTACTGCAAATTGTATGTGGAGCGCCAAATGTAGACAAAAATCAAAAAGTGATTGTAGCCTTATCTGGTGCACGTATCGTAAATAATATTAAAATTAAAAAAGGAAAAATTCGTGGGGTTGCCTCAAATGGCATGTTATGTTCTCTTGAAGAATTAGGTTTTCCGTCGAATGTCATTCCTAAAGAAGTAGCAAATGGCATCTTCATTCTTCCAGAAGATGCTCCAATAGGTTCAGATATAGTGGATTATTTAGGTTTGAATGATTCTGTACTAGAGTTATCCATTACACCAAATAGAGCAGATGCTCTAAGTATGTACGGAACGGCTTATGAAGTAGGTGCGATTTATGATGAAACACCACACATACACACATACAATGTTCCAACAGATACAACAAAACAAGTAAAAGATTATGTTCAAGTGTCTGTTGACAATCCAGTAGATTGTCCAGCTTATTACATGACAATCATTAAAGATGTTACGATTCAGCCAAGCCCACTTTGGCTACAAATGCGTTTAATGAAAATTGGTGTACGTCCTATCAATAATGTCGTAGATGCAACAAACTACATGCTCATGGCATACGGACAACCTTTACATGCTTTTGACTACGATACACTACCTCAAAAACACATTCATGTTAGAAAAGCAAATGAGCATGAAACATTGGTGACTTTAGATGATACGACACGTACATTGACGGTCGATGATATTGTGATTACTTCTGGTGATACACCGGTAGCTTTAGGAGGTGTGATGGGTGGTTTAGACACAGAAATTACATCTAAAACAACAACGGTTGCCTTAGAAACAGCTGTTTTCAATCCAAAAAATATCCGCTTGACATCTAAACGTTTGAATTTACGTAGTGAATCTAGTGCAAGATATGAAAAAGGCATTAACTTAGCGATTGTGAAAGAAGTGGCACATCAAGCAGCAGCACTTATTGCTGAACTATCAGGAGGAACAGTTGTAAGTGGTTATGAAGCTATTGATACATTAGATGTTCAACCATCTCGTGTGATGATTACGACTGATAAAATCAATCACGCTTTAGGAGCAACTTTAACACAGCAAGAAGTCTTATCTATATTTGATCGTCTTGCATTTGAATACAATGTAAATGGTACAGACATAGATGTCATTGTGCCACCAAGACGTTGGGATATTGCGATTGAATCAGATATTATTGAAGAAGTCGCACGTATTTATGGCTACGACAAATTACCGTCAACCTTACCAGTGACGCCAGCCGTTAGTGGTCGATTAAGCACCATGCAGTCGTATGTAAGAAAAACAAGAAGTTTATTTGAGGGATTAGGTTATACACAAGTGATTGGGTATTCTTTAACATCTCCTGAAAAATCGGGTTTATTAGCAATGGCAGCAGATGATGCTATTTCATTAGCTTTACCAATGAGTGAAGAAAGAAGTGTTCTACGTCGTAGTTTACTCAGTGGTTTATTAGACATTGCAAGTTATAATATTGCAAGAGGAAACACAAACTTATCACTTTATGAAACAGGGCGTGTGTTCTATGCCGTACCAGACCAAGTACAACCACGTGAGGAAGAACATATTGCGTTATTATTAACAGGCAATAAAACAGAAAAAACATGGAATAGTAAATCAGAAAAAATCACTTTCTACGACTTAAAAGGTACTTTAGAAACATATTTTGAGAAAATGGGCGTATCACAAGACATTGTGTATAAACCAGTCAAAAAAGAGAATATGCATCCAGGGCGTACCGCAAGCATTGTGTTAAATGGACAAGAAATTGGATTTATTGGACAACTACACCCAAGTTTAGAAAAAGCATACGATTTACCAGAAACGTATGTTTGTGAATGTTTGGTGTTACCATTGATTACATATCAAAGACAAGCATTGGTACAAACAGAAGTACCAAAATATCCAAGTATGACACGTGATATTGCCTTACTTGTGGACAAAGACTTATCACATGCTGATATTTTAACCGTTCTAAAAGAAAATGCTGGAGCATATCTAGTCAATGTGCACTTATTTGACTACTACATGGGTGATAATATTGGCTTGAACAAAAAATCATTGGCGTACCGCTTAACGTTTATGAATTTAAAAGCGACATTAGTAGAAGAGGACGTCAATAAGGCAATGCAACAAGTTACAACAGCATTAACAGAAACATTTAACATTGTTATTCGATAA
- the pheS gene encoding phenylalanine--tRNA ligase subunit alpha, giving the protein MQLREQTLSQLKDIKTASIQEQVNLLNDLRIAVLGKKSDLTQVMKQLKDASEEERKIIGALANDIRQTVTQAVENARETFEAYQLEQALASQTIDVTLPGNKQSVGTTHLLTRVLTQLEDLFMSMGYDVVEGPEVETDLYNFGKMNLPKNHPARDMQDTFYINEDILLRTQTSPVQARTMEKHDFSKGPLKMISPGKVYRRDDDDATHSHQFQQIEGLVIDKHITMADLKGTLQVVAKEMFGEDRQIRLRPSYFPFTEPSVEVDVSCFKCGGQGCAVCKRTGWIEVLGAGMVHPNVLEMSGVDSTVYGGFAFGMGLERFAMLKYGVDDIRHFYQNDVRFLNQFSVIMEGEE; this is encoded by the coding sequence ATGCAATTACGCGAACAAACGCTAAGTCAATTAAAGGACATTAAAACAGCAAGTATTCAAGAGCAAGTTAATTTATTAAACGACTTACGCATTGCTGTTTTAGGCAAAAAGAGTGACTTAACACAAGTCATGAAACAACTCAAAGATGCAAGTGAAGAAGAAAGAAAAATAATTGGTGCATTGGCAAATGACATTCGCCAAACAGTGACACAAGCTGTTGAGAATGCTAGAGAAACATTTGAAGCATATCAATTAGAACAGGCTTTAGCCAGCCAAACGATTGATGTGACCTTACCTGGAAATAAACAATCTGTTGGGACAACACATTTATTAACAAGAGTCCTAACACAATTAGAAGATTTATTCATGAGTATGGGATATGATGTAGTTGAAGGCCCAGAAGTTGAAACAGATTTGTATAATTTTGGAAAAATGAACTTACCAAAAAATCATCCAGCAAGAGATATGCAAGATACATTTTATATTAACGAGGATATTTTACTACGTACACAAACATCGCCTGTACAGGCAAGAACAATGGAAAAACATGATTTTTCTAAAGGCCCATTAAAAATGATTAGTCCGGGAAAAGTGTACCGTCGTGATGATGACGACGCGACACATTCTCATCAATTCCAACAAATTGAAGGTTTAGTCATTGATAAACATATTACAATGGCAGATTTAAAAGGAACATTACAAGTGGTGGCAAAAGAAATGTTTGGTGAAGATAGACAAATTCGTTTAAGACCAAGTTATTTTCCCTTTACAGAGCCGTCTGTCGAAGTCGATGTTAGTTGTTTTAAATGTGGTGGACAAGGTTGTGCGGTATGTAAACGAACTGGTTGGATTGAAGTATTAGGTGCCGGCATGGTACACCCAAATGTTCTTGAAATGTCGGGTGTAGATTCTACTGTTTATGGTGGTTTTGCCTTTGGAATGGGATTAGAACGTTTTGCCATGTTGAAATATGGTGTTGACGATATTCGTCATTTTTATCAAAATGATGTGCGTTTCTTAAATCAATTTTCAGTCATAATGGAAGGAGAAGAATGA
- the rpmG gene encoding 50S ribosomal protein L33 produces the protein MVQRKTGLACTVCGQRNYTVTPTEKGKTVRLEVKKFCRYCAKHTLHKETK, from the coding sequence GTGGTTCAACGTAAAACAGGTTTAGCGTGTACAGTGTGCGGACAGCGTAATTATACCGTTACACCAACTGAAAAAGGAAAAACAGTTCGTTTAGAAGTGAAGAAATTTTGCCGTTATTGTGCAAAACATACATTACACAAAGAAACAAAATAG
- a CDS encoding IS30 family transposase, whose amino-acid sequence MSKTNYNTKKQYKQLSLVERTKIETLLNEKKPIRYIAERLGRNVSTIYREIKRGSVNQIVNRNGIQRDELKYYAETSHYIYKAKQQNKYHHDLTEKFSQQFFKDLQQVVTEKYRTHSIDTFVHWYRQNHPNEKVPCTKTVYTFVHQGIIPIKPIDLPKMVSIRKRPKKENTKTYKKNMGTSIENRPDVANNRTEFGHWEIDLVLFKKTKNEALLLTLVERQTRYTIIRKMNDKTAQCVLRTLKNIFKQYRKSTFKSITSDNGSEFASLSELESTYLSIYYAHPYSSYERGTNENHNGQIREFLPKGKSINTVKKSTIRKIESCLNQKIRRKLGYRTPAELFLLRVD is encoded by the coding sequence ATGTCTAAAACAAATTATAACACAAAAAAACAATATAAACAGCTATCATTGGTTGAACGTACAAAAATTGAAACGTTATTAAACGAAAAAAAGCCAATACGATATATCGCTGAACGACTCGGAAGAAATGTATCCACAATTTATAGAGAAATTAAACGAGGAAGCGTTAATCAAATTGTTAATCGAAATGGTATCCAACGTGACGAATTAAAATATTACGCTGAAACAAGCCATTACATCTATAAAGCTAAGCAACAAAATAAATATCATCATGATTTAACTGAAAAATTTAGTCAACAATTTTTCAAAGACTTACAACAGGTAGTTACTGAAAAATATAGAACCCATAGTATTGATACCTTTGTACATTGGTATCGGCAAAATCATCCTAATGAAAAAGTCCCTTGTACGAAAACGGTTTATACGTTTGTTCATCAAGGTATTATCCCTATCAAACCAATTGATTTACCCAAAATGGTAAGCATTAGAAAACGACCGAAAAAAGAGAACACCAAAACATACAAGAAAAATATGGGTACATCTATCGAAAATCGACCAGACGTAGCGAATAATCGTACAGAATTTGGACATTGGGAAATTGATTTAGTCTTATTTAAGAAGACAAAAAATGAAGCACTATTATTAACGTTAGTAGAACGACAAACACGTTATACAATTATACGTAAAATGAATGATAAAACAGCACAATGTGTCTTACGGACATTAAAGAATATTTTTAAACAATATAGGAAATCAACCTTCAAGAGTATTACATCTGATAATGGGTCAGAATTCGCCTCGTTATCTGAATTAGAATCGACATATTTAAGCATTTACTATGCACACCCTTATTCATCTTATGAGCGTGGTACTAACGAAAATCATAACGGACAGATACGGGAGTTTTTACCTAAGGGTAAATCTATCAATACCGTTAAAAAGTCAACTATTCGTAAAATAGAATCCTGCTTAAATCAGAAAATACGGCGTAAATTAGGTTATCGTACACCTGCAGAGTTATTTTTATTGCGGGTAGATTAA
- a CDS encoding ISL3 family transposase, translating into MSNITEILLQLKDKNITFDHENISECDIRHKKSLVLYGKLTYTPDCCPNCHATNGIVKNGTRQSQLSLCQISGLNAYLSLTKQRFYCKSCQSSFTAETPIVDKHCFITNRLKQKIMDTLTETISETYIAKQHNVSVHTVRRIVDKVASTLKVNHNTQLPHHLCFDEFKSVKSSDSAMSFIYCDALTHQLIDVVHDRKSSTLLDYFARYDTQTRKAVKTITIDMFRPYIQISKQVFPNAHIIIDPFHIVQALNRELTKHRVHVMKALHQNNRRLYNKMKRYWKLFLSNTDTLSSYPYHRFPLFDWMTHTQGIVDYLLEQVPELRATYDVVHQLRDALHNRDFDRFEEILIWAKQEAISPGLRRVLRTFKGYLPYIKNTFIYHHLTNGALEGINHKIKVLKRNAYGYRNFSHFRNRILLICKLYVPYTVPSTSLVA; encoded by the coding sequence ATGTCTAATATAACAGAAATCTTACTACAATTAAAGGATAAAAACATCACATTTGATCATGAAAACATATCAGAGTGTGACATTCGACATAAAAAATCATTGGTCTTATACGGTAAATTAACCTATACACCAGATTGTTGCCCAAATTGTCACGCAACCAATGGCATTGTAAAAAATGGGACACGTCAATCGCAACTGTCTTTATGCCAAATTTCAGGACTAAACGCCTATTTATCACTCACTAAACAACGTTTTTATTGTAAATCCTGTCAATCATCATTTACAGCGGAAACACCTATTGTGGATAAGCATTGTTTTATCACAAACCGTTTAAAACAAAAGATAATGGACACTTTAACAGAAACCATTTCAGAAACGTACATCGCTAAACAACACAATGTATCTGTACATACGGTCAGACGTATTGTTGATAAGGTCGCCTCTACTTTAAAAGTAAATCACAACACACAATTACCTCATCATCTGTGCTTTGATGAATTCAAGTCAGTAAAATCTTCTGATAGTGCCATGAGTTTTATCTATTGTGATGCACTGACTCATCAACTGATTGACGTTGTACACGACCGTAAATCCAGCACGCTATTAGACTACTTTGCTAGATACGATACCCAGACAAGAAAAGCTGTTAAAACAATTACGATTGATATGTTTCGCCCCTATATTCAGATATCCAAGCAAGTATTTCCTAACGCACATATCATTATCGACCCTTTTCATATTGTACAAGCATTAAATCGTGAGTTAACAAAACACAGAGTGCATGTAATGAAAGCTTTACATCAGAACAATCGCCGTTTATACAACAAAATGAAACGTTATTGGAAGTTGTTTTTAAGTAACACAGATACACTAAGTAGTTATCCTTATCACCGTTTTCCACTGTTTGATTGGATGACGCATACACAAGGGATAGTCGATTATTTATTGGAACAAGTCCCCGAACTAAGAGCCACATACGATGTCGTTCATCAATTAAGAGATGCTTTACATAATAGAGATTTTGACCGATTTGAAGAAATACTCATATGGGCTAAACAGGAAGCTATTTCTCCTGGTTTACGTAGAGTATTAAGAACTTTCAAAGGGTATTTACCCTATATTAAAAACACCTTTATCTACCATCATTTGACTAACGGTGCACTTGAAGGAATCAATCATAAAATTAAAGTACTTAAGAGAAATGCCTATGGTTATCGTAACTTTTCACATTTTAGAAATCGTATTTTATTAATCTGTAAGTTATATGTACCATATACCGTACCATCTACTTCACTAGTTGCTTAA